TTCGCGTTCAACAGATACTTGCTATACAAAGAGCTTCAGTCAAGGTTGGGTAACGATTACCGATAAGTCGAAGGTCCGGTGAACGCGTGTATGAATAACAAGGTTTTCCTGTTCTTTGTAGGCGTGCTTGTAGGTGCCTTTGTAACATCTGTCATCTGTATTTCCTTGGGCATATCCGCTGTTTGGACGGGTTCGGACATCCACGGTTATCCTGTGAACGGCAGTTGTGCGTACTACCCGGTTATCACACCTGCAGATGCGGAGTATATCGTCGGTCTCATAGATAACGCTACGGAGTACGTGTACGTGGAATGTTATCTGATGACTAACGAAGATATAATGAACGCGTTACTCCGCGCCCACAGGCGCGGAGTAACCGTTCGCATACTCCTGGACAAAACAGTTGACCTGAACAAGGATGCCTTTATCACCTTTGCCGAGAACGGTGTCGATGTGAAATGGGCTCCGGAGGTTTATCCGAGGACCCATGCAAAGATGATAATCATAGATGGTAGGATACTTTTCATAGGAAGTTCTAATTTTACTTATCACGGGTTCAGTAAAAACAGGGAAGCAAACATCGTTCTCGTCGGTTGCGATATAGAGAGTTATAAATCGATGTTCGAGAAGGATTGGAAACTCGCAGGATGAAGTATTTTTAAAAGTATTTGCAGTGCCAATGCAAATTATTTTTAAATACATTTGCAATCATACTGCAAACTATTTAAAAAGTTTTGGTAGATAAAAGATTATGGAAGAGTACAATCCGTGGTGGTTGGGTGAACGGGATTATGTATACGAAGAGTTCTTAAAACAACCGATCAGATGGATCCCGCCTTTTCTGGACGAGATACGGACGGATAGGTTCGGTCTGTACTTCCTCGTAGGACCTAGACAGATAGGCAAGACCACGGCCCTCAAGATCTTCATACATGACCTACTTAAAAAGGGAACCAGGCCGGAGTCGATCTTTTACTATTCATGCGACCGTCTGACAACCCACGATGAACTGTACGACTTACTTATGCAGTATCTGGATTGGAGGGCTGTCAAAGGGGTTGAAAAGAGTGTAATAATACTTGATGAAATAACCTTTGTTAAGGAATGGTACAGAAGTGTTAAATCCGTCATCGATTTGGGCAAGGTTAAAAACGATACCATTATAATAACCGGTTCGACTTCCTTTGAGGTACTGAAAGAGAAGGAAAGGTTCCCGGGTAGAAGGGGTGCGGGTAAGGACCTGCTCTATCTTCCACTTCAGTTTTCAGATTATGTAAAACTGTTCTTCAAAGGAATGAGAGTAAAGGAGTTCCAGGTTGAAGATGATTCTTATCTGGAGAACCTACCGTTTAAGGAACGGTTAGACCGATTGTTCGTTAGATACCTGACTACTGGAGGAATACTTAAAGTCATAAATGAGTATTATCGTACCGGTAGGGTTTCTCAAGAAACCGTGAGAACGTATACGGACTGGATGATCGGTGACCTGATACGGATGGGTATGAACGAGACCTATCTTAAAGAGGTGATCAGATATGTGATAGAAGCCAAGGGAACACCGATAAGTTGGTTATCCATAGCGAAGAATACATCGATAAGAAGCCCTCACACAGTTCACTCCTACATCAGGTTCTTGAACCAACTCTATCTGGTTGACGTGTATGAGTATATCGGACTGGACGGTAAGGTGGTTCATAGAAAGAACAAGAAGATACATCCCACCGATCCCTTCTTTTACAGAGTATTATCCGAATATTCATCTTCTGAAATGGATACACCGGCAAAGGTGGAAGGTACTGTGGCTGCCCATTTTTCACGGAAGTATCCGACGTACTACTGGAGAGGCAAGAGCGAACTGGATATCGTGATAAAATCAGAGAACGGTCTGTACGGTTATGAAGTAAAATGGGGACCGAAGGACTGGAAGAAACCGAGAGGGGTCAAGAGTTATCCGTTGGACAGGGAAACCCTTCCTTTATTCTTGGGCAGTTACAGGTTCTGATTTAAAAAAGACTAGAGGATGGAGTGTTGCAAAATGATCTGAAGAACTATCGTTATGATCAGGAAGAATACTGTGAATAAGATTACGAACAGAACTTTTCTGCGGTCCAGTACTACGATCCCTTGAGATTTAAGTCGGTGCTTAAGTTTTCGGTCGATCTTTTCGGTTTTAAGAAAGAGTGCTGCAATCGTAAAT
This window of the Candidatus Micrarchaeota archaeon genome carries:
- a CDS encoding phospholipase D family protein, producing MNNKVFLFFVGVLVGAFVTSVICISLGISAVWTGSDIHGYPVNGSCAYYPVITPADAEYIVGLIDNATEYVYVECYLMTNEDIMNALLRAHRRGVTVRILLDKTVDLNKDAFITFAENGVDVKWAPEVYPRTHAKMIIIDGRILFIGSSNFTYHGFSKNREANIVLVGCDIESYKSMFEKDWKLAG
- a CDS encoding ATP-binding protein, which gives rise to MEEYNPWWLGERDYVYEEFLKQPIRWIPPFLDEIRTDRFGLYFLVGPRQIGKTTALKIFIHDLLKKGTRPESIFYYSCDRLTTHDELYDLLMQYLDWRAVKGVEKSVIILDEITFVKEWYRSVKSVIDLGKVKNDTIIITGSTSFEVLKEKERFPGRRGAGKDLLYLPLQFSDYVKLFFKGMRVKEFQVEDDSYLENLPFKERLDRLFVRYLTTGGILKVINEYYRTGRVSQETVRTYTDWMIGDLIRMGMNETYLKEVIRYVIEAKGTPISWLSIAKNTSIRSPHTVHSYIRFLNQLYLVDVYEYIGLDGKVVHRKNKKIHPTDPFFYRVLSEYSSSEMDTPAKVEGTVAAHFSRKYPTYYWRGKSELDIVIKSENGLYGYEVKWGPKDWKKPRGVKSYPLDRETLPLFLGSYRF